In a single window of the Chaetodon trifascialis isolate fChaTrf1 chromosome 19, fChaTrf1.hap1, whole genome shotgun sequence genome:
- the mtfr2 gene encoding mitochondrial fission regulator 2, protein MSLVEDILDVLHVVLEYFGVPPDMLVPVWDSQLCGQYRSIVRMIGTNLPLAPTPRVHFEVPLLTYRPHGYDDPPADTPAIPSFADVLWVFEDKGNSFAKTRNHLPPKKRITVNRDAVRYPEPALNRVQRGGRPVRQTTDPDALKKITALESELLKLRAQIAMIVTAAPDSGLIKSQNAPGSPLMSSLPPPTLTSTPRCAAPPPPPPPPPLPCPDSSAQTSSVIELIRQRRKDEKDLNKGQLKLQEVKGIPSMLDVLKNLNQVKLRSVERSPGGTPIRRRRSKGVAALPNDPAALIAEALKRKFAQHRHNTSSDKENSRELSPFGSPETPKVPVHTRRSQGRLHL, encoded by the exons ATGTCTTTAGTAGAGGATATTCTGGATGTGCTGCACGTTGTCCTGGAGTACTTTGGAGTGCCTCCAGACAtg CTGGTTCCAGTGTGGGACAGTCAGCTGTGTGGTCAGTATCGCAGCATCGTGCGGATGATCGGGACCAACCTCCCGCTGGCACCAACACCACGTGTCCATTTTGAG GTGCCTTTGCTCACCTATAGGCCCCATGGTTATGATGATCCCCCTGCAGATACACCTGCCATCCCCTCATTCGCTGACGTCCTGTGGGTGTTTGAGGACAAGGGCAACAGCTTTGCCAAGACCAG GAACCATTTGCCTCCAAAGAAGCGAATTACTGTAAATCGGGATGCGGTGAGATACCCAGAACCGGCCCTGAATCGAGTccagagaggaggcagacccGTAAGACAGACGACTGATCCAGATGCCCTGAAGAAGATCACAGCGCTGGAGAGCGAGCTGCTCAAACTGCGAGCTCAGATCGCCATGATTGTTACTGCTGCTCCAGACTCAG GTCTGATCAAGTCCCAGAATGCACCAGGCTCTCCCCTGatgtcttctctccctcctccaacGCTTACCTCCACGCCTCGctgtgctgctcctccaccaccaccaccaccgccacctcTTCCCTGCCCTGACTCCTCCGCTCAGACTTCTTCTGTGATAGAGCTGATCCGCCAGCGCAGGAAGGACGAGAAAGACCTCAATAAGGGGCAACTCAAGCTCCAAGAAGTTAAAGGGATCCCATCCATGCTGGATGTTCTCAAGAACTTAAACCAAGTTAAATTGCGTTCAGTGGAGAG ATCACCAGGGGGCACACCAATCAGACGGAGACGCAGTAAGGGAGTTGCAGCGTTGCCCAATGACCCAGCTGCTCTGATTGCTGAAGCACTAAAGAGGAAGTTCGCCCAGCATCGCCATAACACTTCCTCCGACAAAGAGAATTCACGAGAACTGTCACCGTTCGGCAGTCCAGAAACCCCCAAG GTTCCTGTCCACACCAGACGCAGTCAGGGCCGCCTCCACCTCTGA
- the armc1l gene encoding armadillo repeat containing 1, like gives MMDALSVVSQLRDLASEPQNREVIVQDQGCLPGLVLFLDHKNPEVILATLQTLRYLAELSPNIPTMKNELGMMVSLENLTGSTGLSTDITALAQEVFDILSAPANPLPRTPEREKRKKSQFFINSSNKKAKSVTLHIQGLDSIAQRGLCEEALLKVRGVISFTFQMASKRCTVRIRSDLPTESLASAIAATKVLSAEQVVKNEAGEEVYIPLNSRGVEVQQNSAIPDYLPEEEDSPEKEVNKAISRTTAKEDSSGSWLNTAASFLTKTFYW, from the exons ATGATGGATGCACTGTCGGTGGTGAGTCAGCTGCGGGACCTGGCTTCTGAGCCGCAGAACAGAGAGGTAATAGTCCAGGACCAGGGCTGTCTCCCCGGGCTGGTTCTCTTCCTGGACCACAAGAATCCAGAAGTCATACTTGCAACTCTTCAG aCCCTGCGCTACTTGGCTGAGTTGTCCCCCAACATCCCCACCATGAAGAATGAACTGGGCATGATGGTGAGCTTAGAGAACCTAACAGGGAG CACGGGCCTGTCTACTGACATCACAGCCTTGGCCCAGGAGGTGTTTGACATTCTGAGTGCACCTGCTAATCCTCTGCCACGCACAcctgagagggagaagagaaagaaatctCAGTTCTTTATCAACTCCTCCAACAAGAAGGCCAAGTCTGTCACTCTGCACATCCAGGGGCTGGACAGCATT GCCCAGCGAGGCTTGTGTGAGGAAGCTCTTCTGAAGGTCAGAGGAGTCATCAGCTTCACCTTCCAGATGGCCTCCAAGAGATGCACCGTCCGCATCCGTTCAGACCTGCCCACTGAG AGTTTGGCATCTGCCATCGCTGCCACTAAGGTGTTGTCAGCTGAACAGGTGGTGAAGAATGAGGCAGGAGAAGAG GTTTATATTCCCTTGAACTCCCGTGGAGTGGAAGTACAGCAAAACTCAGCAATACCGGACTACCtcccagaggaagaggacagccCAGAGAAAGAGGTCAACAAAGCAATTTCCCGCACCACAGCCAAGGAGGATTCCAGTGGAAGCTGGCTCAACACTGCTGCCAGCTTCCTCACCAAAACATTCTACTGGTGA